The Vanacampus margaritifer isolate UIUO_Vmar chromosome 15, RoL_Vmar_1.0, whole genome shotgun sequence genome contains the following window.
GGCGCCACCTTGGCGTCGTCCACCTTGATCTCACCTTCCGGCATCTTGTTAAGGGCCTGGTGCATGATCAGCAGCGACTGCCTCATCTCCTCCAGCCGACACAGATACCTGCGCGAGGCCAGGTTGAGCTGAGGAGGGTGCGAGGGAGAAGTAGAGCGCCCCGTCGTTTACGCACCGGTCGTAGCAGTCGCCGTTACTTCCGATCGGGACGTCGAAGTCCACCTCGTCGTACTTGTCGTACGGCTGGGACTTGCGCAGGTCCCACTTGATGCCGGAACCTCTCAGCATCACACCGCTGTGGGAGGAACACGGGCATGGGAATATATGgcggaaaaataaaaaaaataaaaatcgttcAACCCTGACCTGAAGCCATAGTTGAGGGCTTCCTCTGCGGTCACCACACCGATGTCCACAGTGCGATTCTTCCAGATGCGGTTATTAGTCAACATCTGTCAAAAGGTCAAAGGGGACAGAAAACGGCTCAGAGTTGTCGCTGGTGTCTCATCACATCGCCCGACGCAAGAACGTACCTCTTCAACCTCGTCGATTCGAATGGAGAAGTTCTTGCACCACTCGTAGATGTCATCCATCAGACCCAAGGGAAGATCCTGTGACACGGCGGAAGAGTTGGCCAATCAGCACTCACGCACTGATTCCACTTTGATTTGCTATTCAGATTACTTTATCGATTCCCCCAGTCACTCGCAAAAACAACGACCAACAGGGGGAGACAAAACGGGAAGCCGGACTTGACAACAGAAACATTGaaacattttatgcaaattaatgtgcattgtcttaaaaaaaagaagccagttCATACTAGTTAGGCCCAAGGACAACCTGAGTAGCCTAAAAACAGCTTACCAGTGATAGGACACTGTTACTTACTAAGAAAAATGAACATTctttattgtgtttaaaaaatacagaaggaagacggagggaaaaaaacaaggctcAAGTTTTGCCTCTAAAAGGTGGACACAGTATGAACCCGGAAAAACCCCTCAGCACATAAACCCacataataaaaacaagacaactTTGGTTACCTGATGAACGCCGCCAGGTCGGATGTAGGCGGCGTGCATTCTGGCTCCGGACACTCGTTCGTAGAACTCAAACATCTAAGAAATAAAAGACGGAATGTCAAGTCTCTTGGTGTCAACCCCAGTGTGTTTTTAGCCATCACCTTCTCTCTCTCCTCGAACATCCAGAAGAACGGGGTCATGGCGCCGATGTCAAGAGCGTGAGTGGTGATAGCCATGATGTGGTTGAGGATGCGGGTCATTTCTCCATACAGAACTAGCATTTCGCAATAGAGGAGTTACAGGGTTGCAAATCTTGCACGTGTCCGTCTTGTAATATGTTACCTCTTATCCATTCGGCACGGGGTGGCGCCCTGATGTTGAGCAGCCTTTCCACAGCCAGCGAGTAGGCCTCCTCATTACACATCATGGAAACGTAGTCCAAGCGGTCAAAGTAGGGTAGAGCCTTTGGTACAAGAAGGATGTCAAGTGTTTCTACTGTAagtacattttgtttacattattttgtcGTACCTGCAAGTAAGTCTTGTACTCGATGAGTTTCTCCGTGCCACGGTGAAGCAAGCCAATGTGAGGGTCGCATTTTTTAACGGACTCGCCACTGAGCTCCATCACCAGACGCAGCACCCCGTGAGCGGCAGGATGCTGCGGCCCAAAGTTGAGGGTCAGGTTGGATACGTCCTTCACGGCCGGAGGATCTTTGTCTGGCCAAACAAATGGAATGATTGAAAATATGCAGTGAACAAATGTAGTATTTCGGAGAGAGTGGAAATGCTACCATTCCATGGGGGTGGTTTCCAGTTCTTATTCAGAGCACTGGGGTACATCACTGCGCCGGCAAATTGATCAGTCCACTCCACATCTGGCTGCCACTGCTTCTTCCTAATAATCAACAGAATAGTCAACCACCTTACAGTAAAATGAATAGCTGCTCTTATTCTCATAATGTGGCCGTAAAAGTCGATGAGTCATCATACCAATTGGATTTCTATTGAGGCTACTTGCATGCATTCGTTCTATCATAATGTCATAAGaacttaaaatatattttacgcATTACAGGTCAAATGCTGCGTAATTTGGCATtctgctaacattagcttttgCGTGTGCATCCAGTTTTGCAGCTCAGACTAACGCGACAGACAGTACGAAACCGATGTAACATTTCAACCTTGCTACAAAGCTTACCTGCTTTGAAAGACAGCGCAGCAAGGGCTCCCTATATGATTATTTATTGGATTTAAGATTAATTTTGTTGAAGGACGTCCTAGTTTGGTAAGCGACCTCAACATTTGGGCCGCCATCTTGGTTGACAAGCCGGCCCAGCTCTGGCGAGTGACGTCATCGAGTCTTCTTCGCTGGTCTCATGAGGGGAAGTAACGCACGCGAATGCCGCCAACTGGTAATGTCCATTAGTACAAGTACAAGTGAAGTACAAGTAGTACTTTTATACGTTAATGTTtgtgatatatactgtatgataGACTAAAAAGGAAGACAcaatactttgtttttatttaaaaaaaacagtgcttttatttatgtaatactgtggaaaaataattacatacgtttttaaaaaatattgaaggtagagaaataaaaaacaaaagttcgataacatattttaaacagtttttttttttatcctgctaCGGAACAGTACAATAACAtaaacattgtgatttcctaaaTTCAAAGACACAATAATACAGGATACAGTCCTACCAGAGGTATAAAAGTACTAGATCGTGAGAGAAATGATACAGACGTATATtgaaacacacactcacatacacatacacgcGTATTGTATACATATGGACATGCATACAACAGTCCCACGCACACATGAGTCAGACGCGGCACGTTTGGAGTATGCATGTATCCATTCACACATCTATACAAACACGCTGTACAAATTGGTGTGCGTGCCAAAGCCCACACACTCCATCTtgacttttctctctctctctctcatacacacgcacacacacactcactactACATGTCAATATTGGAGACAGCCTTCATGGAATCTATCCATACACATTCTCTTCCGGCCCTTTTGGCAGGCAGACGATGAGAAACGATAATGTTCTCCCGATAAGGCCACTCAGTTCTAAACCCCGCGTCTGTGTTTCTCTCACCGTCTCGCACCAGTCTTTTAGTTTAGAGCTCGGGCAGGGAACAAAAGGCCCAAGCTGAGGAAAAAGTCTGACCCAAGGTCTCTCACCTGGTTTGTAAAGCAACAGTCGCTAATAGAAGGAGCTTCTACTGCATCTACTGTACATGGTCTACGCTGAAGAACAATATGAACACTTGGCACTAGGTTTCTTTTTATACACTGGTATACCCTTTTTGATGGCACGACCCCTCCAACTTTTGGTCCAATACATACACATTATTTCATGTTTGacattgacaaaaataattctgtaatgttaaaaaatagaatacaaAGCTCTAGTCAGGTGTGCAAAATAAAAAGACGACAGATATAGATGAGAGACGTCCGAGCATGAATACTGTTGATGCAGTGCAAAAGGATGATGACCTTCATACCAACAACCGCTTTCCCTTGGCTAAGCATGGCGGGAAAAGTTGAAAGAAAAAATGGCAGCCACCAGGGTTCACAACCCTGCCCGGTCCTTTTGTCTTGGTGATCACTACTCTTGACTGCCAATCAAATGACCGCAGTTTGTCTTGACTTTTAGTGGAAACCAAAGTGGCTCCGGTCTCTGCGTTGGTtcctcgtcgtcctcgtcgTGATTGTGACTTGCGCCGTCTGTTCTCTCCGAGCTCCCGTTTCCAAACACGTTGGCCAGTGTGCAGCGTGCTCGCACTTTTGTCTCCGTTTTCCTCCTGCCCCATCTCACGGGCACGCTCCTCTATAACTGTGCGTGTGCCATATCTCGTCACTGGGGCGtgttggtgtgtgcgtgtaaatatgtgtgtgttggTTGTAGCTGCAATGCAATATCTAAGACACTCCTCATGTTGTCAGGTCGGTTTCACACGTGAGTCTGCATCCGCTGTGTGTGTCGGCTGTGGGAATAGTCAGAGTGTTGCGACGTGTAGGAGAAGCGAGTGGAGCTGCCGTACTTTCCGAGTCCCGTGTCTGAGCCCGAAGGTGCGGCGCCCCCGGGACCCACGGGACCCACGGGACCCACGCCGACCCCTGGCCCGGCCACGCCCGATCCCACCCCGTACATCTCATACGAGGGGCCGGCCTCCAGCGGGGCAAGGCTGGATGGTGCAAAGCCCATCCGGTAGGTCTGGTAGTGCGACGGGTATCCGTAGTTGTCGTACGCCAGCTGGGAGGTGGAGTCCAGCAGGCTGCAATCGCCCGGGAACTCACCCGCGGTGGGGGCGGGGTTGCTCGGCGCTTGCTGGCTCTGGCCCCCGCGGGTGAATGTGTTGAACTGCGCGTAGCTGATGTGGGACAGTCTGGACGGGGGGCGCGGGTCGTAACAGGCCTGGGGGCGGCCCGGGGAGGTGAGAGGGCCCGGCGGGCCGGGTCCTCCGCCACTTGCCGTGGCCCCCGAACCTCCTGCGCTGCTGCCGCTAATGGACGTGGCCCCGCCTGGGGTCCCGGTGGGGGATCGGTAGTCGGAGTAGTGCATGGTAGAGCGGGAGGCGGGACGGCCCTCGTCAAGCGTGGAAGCTCGTACGTTGTAGTAGCCGTTGGTGGGATCCTGGATAAACACAATAAAGAATGTTCATTTTTCTTAGTAAGTAACAGTGTCCTATCACTGGTAAGCTGTTTTTAGGCTACTCAGGTTGTCCTTGGGCCTAACTAGTATGaactggcttcttttttttaagacaatgcacattaatttgcataaaatgtttCAATGTTTCTTTCGTcttgctccctccctcctccttcaTGTGTAACTGCACTGTGAAAATGAATTTGAGGcaataaactcattcactcccagccattttccctgaagcaacccccttcgctccgggctggtttactgtattttgactgattttgcaaggcccagagaatattgagttctattgctatacaaacatggaacttacaaaaagaaagattagagtctcatcgtttttttgttgttgcagcaattagcattagaatatagctaagtttcacattactcacaaatctgttaagaactatgggtaaattagcttttttcaacatggccctggttgatctcttatactctgctgccacctgctggccgttttttgtaattactaccattgcttcacctgttctctgcagttcagagtttgcatcaaagctttctgtatgttctagcataaaaaaaaacattttaaaaacgtataaatacatctttgggacacgtaaaacattttaaatagaacatatttatacgtttttgggagcaaatgagtttattCGTTTACTCAACTCCAGTAGCCAATCGTGCCCTGCTTAGACATcacctcccaaaaaaaatgacatgaagaACACGTGACAGCCAGTATTAGCAGTTATTGaaacttttactttttaaaacctCGGTCTTGCCTGTTAGGGGAGAAAAGAGaggatttgacattttaatattcaAAGTATATTGTGTTTACATATCCAAggtaaattttttaattttttttatactcactATAGGGGGCTTGTTTACTAAAAGATTAAAATGCTGTATCAAAATGAGTTGTTTCCCCCCAGAATTAAGAGATAAATATGTCTGTTTTATAAATCAATCCACATTTAAATAATCTTGATCAGATTTGATGCTTTGGACACAGACTTCCTCAAAAAGTGTTATGGTACTCCTTCATAGtaattgtgttaaaatgtacaaaacatgATCATTTAACTTCCCTGGCCCCAGCCGGGGCTGAGCACCCTTAAACCTCTGGTCCTAGAACCGCCCCTGGCTCAGAGCCTTGCTATGGTTCAAGTGCATGAATCAGAGTGGAATTTTGCCAACAAACTGGGTGCAGGAAGACTTGACTATTCCTGACACGAATCTTCCATCCCATCATCTCTCACGTAACCAGACGCCTCACTCGGCCATTGTTTCACAGCGCTGGTGCTTAAGGCAGCGGAGGGAGGAGGGTGGCTCATCTAACCACCTCCCGGGGTTGATTCATGTCTGCgttcctttaaaatgatctgactCGTCCTCAGACTGGAGGCTTGGCAGGGCGCGGGGCAACATTTTgacagcttcatgaaaatcaaGTAGATTCATTACCTCGGTCCAACCCCACAGGAGTCAAAATGCAGAAAACatcatgcatgtctttgcatTGGCTTGTTTTTACATCTGCTCTACGCATGGGTGCCAAAAAAATGGGGAGCGCTCACCTTCAGGTCGTACTCCTGGCGGGTGTCCAGGGTGTCGCTGCGGAGGTCCGACTTGAGCTCGATGTCGTCCTTAAAGGGCTGATTGGAGGGAGAGAAAGACACAGAGGGGAGAAACTAAACAGTCAAAGAGGAGAACCAAACCAAAAAGGAGACAAGGAAATGAGGGAAGGATGCAACGAAACGtgacacaaaagaagaaaatggaatTCAAGGTGTTAATAAAGGAGAACTCACAGGGAAACGAggttacacgcacacacacacacacacacagctcacCGAGTACATGGCCTTCACCATGCGCGAGGCCGTGGACACGCTGCCCGAGTCCTCCTCCAAGCTGTGGCTCTCCTTGTTTATCGTTTCCACCTTAATGTCCGGCTTTCCCAGCGTGACCCCTCGCCGACCTGGAAGCACAACATGCaaaggtcacacacacacacacatgcacgtctTGCGCTGCGTGTTTTGACAAGTGCAATTCAGCAGGGGCCTCCATCCCTCCAAAGGAGTTTATTTTGAGCATGACGCATACAGTTTCTGTTTGAATTTGTCAACCTGAAACATTtcgtgacaataatatgttatatgtgacctcgctagtctaaacatgacattctgattaatattacatttttggaatctgAGTTattaagcaaaatccagctgtttttatccatctgaggcggcggccattttgccacatcaatgttgctcagggctcaggcaacaaccaatcagagctcacctgttttctgaagctatgCTGTGAtttgtcgacagcaagtgtcaaaatggccgcctcttgagatggataaaaacgtctggattttgctgcttaactcacaaatgcaatattaaacaaaatatcATATTaagactagtggagctgcatagaacatcttattttttaaagatattttcagagtttgtttaaccctggagaacccaagaacccttttcttctttggaaaattatgaattatacattaaatgactgctataaattcactgaacacccaaaatatatgttttttcaatttcaaccctttattccctaatttaggattagggcgaaatttgacccttttgggatttaggggtatcatttcgaaaaatcagaataacaaaaactgtcagtaaactatttagaatttaagaaaataatcaatcaaatatacagctacattgaacaatataatttttttgttttatttgttgcattttagaactggattttgaatgtacaaacacactttggccaatggaaacaagaacacagggacaaaatcactgctggaaaaaaaaaaaggtctttgttatttgagtagcagaatttataggggccgaatttgaccccgtgggttctccagggtttaatGATGTTGAAGGTGTAACTCACTGCCTTTGCGTTGCCGGTAGAAGATGAGTACAAGGATCAGGAGGAAGATGAACAAGAGGATGGTGGATCCGACTGTCCCAGCAGCTATTATCCCCACTGGCACCTCCtctgaaaaaaaggaaaacagcggtgattattttacaaacacaagcactacattttcaacaaaccgcaacatttttattcttcaaCGCACCGGTCTCCTCCAGGGTGATGATCATGGTGCCGGGGCCGAAGGCGTTGGAGGCCGTGCAGTTGTACGAGGTCAGGAAGTCGGACTCCATCACGTTGTTGATGGTGAGGGTGGAGAGGACGCCGCCACCCTCGGCCGACGATCTGCTTTGCTCCACCGTGTAGCGCTCCAGGAGCGTGCCCTTCTCCTCCTCCCACACGTTCTCCTTCCACGCCCACACCTGCACGCATACTCGGGTTTATGTGTCGGGGACGCAAAATCTCACCCGGCATGTCGGCCGTTTCATCATGCTAGAGTGACCGTAACCTCCTTATCTAATGACATGCATGCACATGCCACAAATATGGCACGCAGAGGGGCGAGCTTGGGCTGGGGTGACTTGTGCACATCCTCCATCTTTAAAGCCACTAAAAGCAGCTGTATTATTCAGCATATACTGTACCGAGGCCAGTTAATTATGCATAAGCCCACATGTTCCCATAATGTGCCCACTTGTTCCGTAGAAGGAGGTTCTCCCGGCAGTGGCGTTTACCGGGACAACTGTTCCTCCCTCCGtccttttatattttataaatctTTTCATGTCCCAAGCTGCGGCGGCTGCATTAGGGGAAGCGCATCGCCAGTCAGGACGCATCCGTCAACGAACCGCGATGCCCGTGTGATGCAGCTGAGCGGAGAAAGCATCCGGGACGCTTTTCTGACGCACGAGCTAAAAGTGGACCGGCTTAGTGTTGGTTTGTTGATATATGGGATGGAGgagaaatccttttttttttttttccccacagaaGAAGGGACGGCGGCTAAAAGCAGAAGTGTGTAATGGTACAAGACGGCACTTTGTAGGGCACAGACATCCCCCGAGGTCAAACAATCTGGATTTGGCTCAGCACCAAATTGTTCACCTTCACctggcttttttttgtgcatgcgtTGGTTGGGTCAGAAAAAAAGGTACGGAAGGGGATTTTTGTTCTCCAATGTACAACGTTTTGTGAAACACTTCACGTGCTTTCAACGAACTGTCAACAGTTCTCTTCGGTTCCTAGGACACATTGCAGCACGCaatgctgaattttttttgtcattaatcaTTATTGTTTAGGTGTGTTTACATTACCCGCAAATGATTGAATGTATTGTatgtcttaactctttgactgccagacgttttcagaaaagggatgccgtgggtgccagccgatttaagcattttgactgatctttcaaggtccacagaaaatgttgtgtttggactatgggaacacacatactaccaaatgaaagattggactctcatctttcatcagaaaaaaagagtttgtttctaccttattccgtttttcagtaatcaacaatagaaaatggttagtttcacctctgttttgaaacaaacgtcttttaacgtctttggcactcctccctaggattttactaaacgttatttaacgtttttggcagtcaaagagttaattcactgcaattaaaaatttaattgcacATTGTTAACATGAAACCTCGACTGTGATTGTGTACGAAACATCCCGGTTTAGTTTTGTCTCAGTGATAAAAGAGCTTCCGGTAACTTGAGTGACtctaaaatgccacaaaatcAATCATGGCTGGCCACTTGTCTATGCTCTTTTTCTCAAATGGAGACAAAGAGGTAGAAGTGCTACTAAgtgatgtctgccatctagtggtagacGGTGTTATTACAACTCAAATCTGATCAATGTTCCCCATCTCTGCCTACATAGGATACCAATATGTACCCTTAGGGTGACACATTTGACAGTGTAGGTCTTATTAAAAGTGAccaacatgcatttaaaaaaaactctgacGACGAGActttcaattaaattaaatttgtaagGTTGTCAAAGTTCGGTGCTACTTACAATCTTATCTGGAGGAGGTGTGCTCGCAATGTAGCATTTCACCTCACCCCGCTCCCCTCGCACTGCATACTGTATGGGGTCGCTGGAGATGATGGGTGGGCCTGTGCGGGGGAAAGGGAAAAGGTCAAAGTTTAAATCCACAAAAAGGCTGATTTGGACTTGAAAATGCTTTTATCATTTCCTGACCGTTGACAGTGAGGGTGACCTCGGTCTCTCCGACGCCGATCCGCGGCACAATGGCCTTGCATACGTACTGGCCCGCGTCGGCCTGGCTCACGGACTTCAGGTAGAGTTGGTTGCCGTTACTCAGAACCTGCGTGCGAGTTGATGTCAGATTCCTCCATTACAATTAAATGCCGTAAGTTTTCCTTTCAAGAGTTGAACATTTCTTCCTACCATGTTGGAACCTTTCTTGAACCAGGTGAGAGTAAGCGGAGGGTTCCCGGCCCATTTGCAGTTGAGGGTGACGTCGGAGTCGACGTCCACCGTTTTGGGCTGGGGCTCCAGCAAGAGAATTGGGCCGACTGGAAAAGGGAAAAAGGGAGGTCGTGTATGGAGGGCACAATAGAAGCAAGCATAAGCGGACCCCGTTAAGACACTCACAGTGAACATCCACGAGGATGCTGACGTTGGTCTTTCCCACGGCGTTGAAAACCAAGCACGAGACCGGCTCGGTGAAGAAGGAGTGATCCGCCTTGGTGGTGAACACGCTCTCCCTGGCACCTTGCAGTACCACGCCACCCTTGGCCCACCTATGGGAGAGAAGGAGGGACCATCATCACTTGTTTACAACCATACTACTTTCAACCCCTTACTTGgcttgctactttttttttttttttaaacctccgTAAAtgaggtaaataaataaatattgatggCTTAAGTCAACCACAGTTAAGATTTTGATTAAATACCTTGGGGATTTATGAATTGAGTTTAAGTAAAGTAGTTGAATCAGTATTTCCACTTGTACATTATTTTTCTACAGTATCTTCAATACGTAAAGCAGAAGAttgaatttcgaatcgctactgccacctgtggacgaaaaatgaaactgcattttcccttcttcacatacacaacgcgcacatgacgtcacatccgcagacagagggcaggaaaatcgaacccgaatccagtctgaaaactattggccagaggcttacaggagtacccattgtgaacagcaatttaatctactaattagaatatgttttagtcataaatggtcaaataaaaatattttacagattaggggtgtcaattagtgcgttaatttagatttttttattttttattttaaagcacaattaatgaccgccccttacttggaaacgcagcagacacgtccacgtcaaaatttagcagtaataaatataataataatgcgtaGAGACTGgtttcaagttgtattttacaattgtaaaaatgtgcagaatttcacaag
Protein-coding sequences here:
- the ndufs2 gene encoding NADH dehydrogenase [ubiquinone] iron-sulfur protein 2, mitochondrial — protein: MAAQMLRSLTKLGRPSTKLILNPINNHIGSPCCAVFQSRKKQWQPDVEWTDQFAGAVMYPSALNKNWKPPPWNDKDPPAVKDVSNLTLNFGPQHPAAHGVLRLVMELSGESVKKCDPHIGLLHRGTEKLIEYKTYLQALPYFDRLDYVSMMCNEEAYSLAVERLLNIRAPPRAEWIRVLYGEMTRILNHIMAITTHALDIGAMTPFFWMFEEREKMFEFYERVSGARMHAAYIRPGGVHQDLPLGLMDDIYEWCKNFSIRIDEVEEMLTNNRIWKNRTVDIGVVTAEEALNYGFSGVMLRGSGIKWDLRKSQPYDKYDEVDFDVPIGSNGDCYDRYLCRLEEMRQSLLIMHQALNKMPEGEIKVDDAKVAPPKRSEMKMSMESLIHHFKLYTEGYQVPPGATYTAVEAPKGEFGVYLVSDGSSRPYRCKIKAPGFAHLAGLDKMAQGHMLADVVAIIGTQDIVFGEVDR
- the kirrel1a gene encoding kin of IRRE-like protein 1a isoform X2, with the translated sequence MQRLLLLLTLLLTLQTVWTARFSQEPADQSVVRGQRVILSCVVFNYSGIVQWTKDGLALGIGEDLRAWPRYRVLRVQELGQYNLEILSADLSDDSLYECQAPDAALRSRRAKLTVLIPPDDPVIDGGPEVLLNAGESYNLSCVSRGAKPPSMIEWLKDGLPIDGAVGATEVLPDRKRVTTRSFLPIHPIDTDTGRNYSCVASNLAAPAGKSTTVTLNVHHPPTVTLSIEPRSVLEGDRVTFTCQAHANPPIMGYRWAKGGVVLQGARESVFTTKADHSFFTEPVSCLVFNAVGKTNVSILVDVHFGPILLLEPQPKTVDVDSDVTLNCKWAGNPPLTLTWFKKGSNMVLSNGNQLYLKSVSQADAGQYVCKAIVPRIGVGETEVTLTVNGPPIISSDPIQYAVRGERGEVKCYIASTPPPDKIVWAWKENVWEEEKGTLLERYTVEQSRSSAEGGGVLSTLTINNVMESDFLTSYNCTASNAFGPGTMIITLEETEEVPVGIIAAGTVGSTILLFIFLLILVLIFYRQRKGSRRGVTLGKPDIKVETINKESHSLEEDSGSVSTASRMVKAMYSPFKDDIELKSDLRSDTLDTRQEYDLKDPTNGYYNVRASTLDEGRPASRSTMHYSDYRSPTGTPGGATSISGSSAGGSGATASGGGPGPPGPLTSPGRPQACYDPRPPSRLSHISYAQFNTFTRGGQSQQAPSNPAPTAGEFPGDCSLLDSTSQLAYDNYGYPSHYQTYRMGFAPSSLAPLEAGPSYEMYGVGSGVAGPGVGVGPVGPVGPGGAAPSGSDTGLGKYGSSTRFSYTSQHSDYSHSRHTQRMQTHV
- the kirrel1a gene encoding kin of IRRE-like protein 1a isoform X1, which translates into the protein MQRLLLLLTLLLTLQTVWTARFSQEPADQSVVRGQRVILSCVVFNYSGIVQWTKDGLALGIGEDLRAWPRYRVLRVQELGQYNLEILSADLSDDSLYECQAPDAALRSRRAKLTVLIPPDDPVIDGGPEVLLNAGESYNLSCVSRGAKPPSMIEWLKDGLPIDGAVGATEVLPDRKRVTTRSFLPIHPIDTDTGRNYSCVASNLAAPAGKSTTVTLNVHHPPTVTLSIEPRSVLEGDRVTFTCQAHANPPIMGYRWAKGGVVLQGARESVFTTKADHSFFTEPVSCLVFNAVGKTNVSILVDVHFGPILLLEPQPKTVDVDSDVTLNCKWAGNPPLTLTWFKKGSNMVLSNGNQLYLKSVSQADAGQYVCKAIVPRIGVGETEVTLTVNGPPIISSDPIQYAVRGERGEVKCYIASTPPPDKIVWAWKENVWEEEKGTLLERYTVEQSRSSAEGGGVLSTLTINNVMESDFLTSYNCTASNAFGPGTMIITLEETEEVPVGIIAAGTVGSTILLFIFLLILVLIFYRQRKGSRRGVTLGKPDIKVETINKESHSLEEDSGSVSTASRMVKAMYSFLPSVSFSPSNQPFKDDIELKSDLRSDTLDTRQEYDLKDPTNGYYNVRASTLDEGRPASRSTMHYSDYRSPTGTPGGATSISGSSAGGSGATASGGGPGPPGPLTSPGRPQACYDPRPPSRLSHISYAQFNTFTRGGQSQQAPSNPAPTAGEFPGDCSLLDSTSQLAYDNYGYPSHYQTYRMGFAPSSLAPLEAGPSYEMYGVGSGVAGPGVGVGPVGPVGPGGAAPSGSDTGLGKYGSSTRFSYTSQHSDYSHSRHTQRMQTHV